One window of the Lytechinus pictus isolate F3 Inbred chromosome 5, Lp3.0, whole genome shotgun sequence genome contains the following:
- the LOC129261289 gene encoding uncharacterized protein LOC129261289, which translates to MELLAKNMEDGTTRTFLWCVPRSTACAFTRSLSAIGGIEVWYEPFFFSFVAELDSKRRLGIDLPTSYDGNEETFQKVADMLKSVSHFNFKADQLPYAAVKTNLSSSTNKHVFVKDMGFAVNKDVFPFIPLGFKHTFLIRHPLRVLHSNRKAMFEQLSMIGALEGDAADENKFDLQRDDPYVGPGLLFKDLYDLWQHCRQNYEDDPVVIDADDLLTKPAEVLSKYCQAVGLPYDESLLTFGCSADLDVFKIWKSPIGVEELRMTVSSFSSKAMESRAFLPANEMPSRDLLTPDVIRCADEIMEYYDEMFKCRIKV; encoded by the exons ATGG AATTATTAGCAAAGAATATGGAAGATGGTACGACGCGAACTTTCCTATGGTGTGTTCCTCGCTCCACCGCCTGTGCATTCACCAGATCCCTCAGCGCCATCGGCGGAATCGAAGTCTGGTACGAACCCTTCTTCTTCAGTTTCGTCGCCGAGCTCGATTCGAAGAGACGCTTGGGAATTGATCTTCCGACATCGTACGATGGAAACGAAGAAACGTTCCAGAAAGTGGCCGATATGCTGAAAAGTGTGTCGcattttaatttcaaagcaGATCAGCTGCC ATATGCCGCCGTGAAGACCAACCTATCTTCTAGCACTAATAAGCATGTATTTGTGAAAGACATGGGATTCGCCGTCAACAAAGATGTCTTCCCTTTCATTCCTCTGGGATTTAAACACACTTTCTTAATTCGCCACCCCCTTCGCGTCCTTCACTCTAACCGAAAGGCGATGTTCGAGCAGCTCTCTATGATCGGGGCCCTAGAAGGCGACGCAGCCGACGAAAACAAATTCGATCTCCAGCGCGACGACCCCTACGTAGGTCCTGGACTGCTCTTCAAGGACCTGTACGACCTCTGGCAACATTGCCGACAGAATTACGAAGATGACCCGGTCGTGATCGATGCTGACGATCTGTTGACGAAACCGGCCGAAGTTTTGTCGAAGTACTGCCAAGCGGTAGGATTGCCTTACGACGAGTCGCTTCTGACGTTCGGCTGTTCGGCTGACCTCGACGTCTTTAAAATCTGGAAGTCGCCCATTGGAGTTGAAGAACTCCGAATGACAGTATCGTCCTTTTCGAGTAAGGCGATGGAAAGCAGAGCGTTTTTACCGGCGAACGAGATGCCATCACGTGACCTGCTTACTCCCGATGTCATCAGATGTGCCGATGAGATAATGGAGTATTACGACGAGATGTTCAAGTGTAGGATTAAAGTTTAA
- the LOC129261114 gene encoding E3 ubiquitin-protein ligase RNF14-like has translation MDEDQENQGNELLALGSIFEDEETFMAHEDKSGGSFYADVELPSIFEIKLGGQMLQQARTLGALIHGEDDEENPARFMPVNWLPPIELNFKYPRDYPSKTAPTFTLSCKWLSVKQLNRLCEKLDEIWTENEGEVVVFSWAEFLKNATFPFLKLSSPLTLDTSDLPRTLRMRSTQPGPGGDDGGNHQGATGGVARSDAGVAHDRAVQDIAALPNLIPTIVQYDHERREHAFNTSPNSCEVCYEEKFGTDCVKFSPCGHVYCKGCMKEHFRTKIKDGDVKGLACPETNCETMAQPGQVRELVEPELFEKYDKALLDLSLSEMGDIVYCPRVICQTPVVREGNMGQCAACRLAFCILCKNTYHGLAPCKVTSERYKEIMDDYDNATDDERALMEQRYGKHTLRQVIENCNSEAWINKHSKKCPNCQRPIQKSDGCNKMTCRKCRCYFCWLCHAILPRSDPYSHYRNTGSCANRLFQGMDGEEDEEGDDVPVDVVNIENWWEFV, from the exons ATGGACGAGGATCAGGAGAACCAGGGGAACGAGCTGCTAGCACTCGGCAGTATCTTTGAAGATGAGGAAACTTTTATGGCTCACGAGGACAAGTCTGGAGGTAGCTTCTATGCTGATGTAGAGCTTCCGTCtatctttgaaattaaacttGGTGGACAAATGTTACAGCAAGCGAGAACATTAG GAGCATTGATCCAcggtgaagatgatgaagagaaCCCGGCAAGGTTCATGCCAGTTAATTGGCTTCCACCGATAGAACTCAACTTCAAGTATCCCAGGGACTATCCTTCCAAGACTGCTCCTACCTTTACACTCTCCTGCAAGTGGCTCTCTGTAAAGCAG CTGAATAGATTATGTGAAAAGCTTGATGAAATATGGACAGAAAATGAAGGTGAAGTTGTGGTGTTCTCTTGGGCCGAGTTCCTTAAGAACGCGACTTTCCCCTTCCTCAAACTCAGCTCACCATTAACCTTGGATACTTCTGATCTTCCCCGTACTCTAAGGATGAGGTCCACCCAACCGGGACCTGGAGGCGACGATGGCGGGAACCATCAAGGGGCTACGGGAGGCGTTGCTAGGTCGGATGCGGGCGTGGCCCATGACAGAGCGGTGCAGGACATCGCAGCGTTGCCAAACCTCATCCCAACAATCGTGCAGTACGACCATGAGCGGAGAGAGCATGCATTCAACACGTCTCCCAATTCCTGTGAAGTGTGCTATGAGGAGAAGTTTGGGACGGACTGTGTCAAGTTTAGCCCCTGTGGACATGTTTACTGCAAGGGGTGTATGAAAGAACATTTTAGGACAAAGATCAAGGATGGTGATGTTAAAGGATTGGCATGTCCAGAGACAAATTGTGAGACAATGGCTCAGCCAGGACAG GTGAGGGAGCTTGTTGAGCCTGAATTGTTTGAGAAATACGACAAGGCCTTGCTAGATCTTTCATTGAGTGAGATGGGAGATATAGTCTACTGCCCTCGTGTGATTTGCCAGACCCCCGTTGTGAGGGAAGGGAATATGGGACAATGTGCTGCTTGTAGACTAGCTTTCTGTATCCTCTGCAAAAACACGTACCATGGATTAGCACCGTGCAAGGTTACAAGTG AGCGATATAAGGAGATCATGGATGACTACGACAACGCCACTGATGACGAGAGAGCTCTAATGGAACAGCGGTATGGCAAGCACACCCTACGTCAGGTCATTGAAAACTGCAATAGTGAGGCATGGATCAATAAACACAGCAAGAAATGTCCAAATTGCCAGCGACCTATACAG AAATCTGATGGTTGTAACAAAATGACCTGCAGGAAATGTCGCTGTTACTTCTGCTGGCTGTGCCATGCGATTCTACCAAGATCGGACCCTTACAGCCATTATAGGAACACAGGAAGCTGTGCCAATCGTCTGTTTCAAGGCATGGATGGAGAGGAGGATGAAGAGGGTGATGATGTTCCAGTGGATGTTGTGAACATTGAAAATTGGTGGGAATTTGTTTGA